A stretch of the Cryptosporangium minutisporangium genome encodes the following:
- the tgmA gene encoding putative ATP-grasp-modified RiPP, whose translation MTSQHAAYAAVFPISDQLPLGRATADLATMALRSGDLLGSDGVKTGHDSDERPTGGSGVELALPDRSAAAAPDRTAAGRPFGLRFATLPQNAVDLSLDAIAYDDDTQVALARDGAGWTPLIHHSMGLTLRTTGQIPREDEIHDKSS comes from the coding sequence GTGACCAGCCAGCACGCGGCATACGCGGCGGTGTTCCCGATCAGCGACCAGCTACCCCTGGGGCGTGCCACCGCGGATCTCGCGACGATGGCCCTGCGGTCGGGCGACCTGCTCGGCAGTGACGGTGTGAAGACCGGTCACGACTCCGACGAGCGCCCCACCGGCGGCTCGGGCGTCGAGTTAGCTCTTCCGGATCGGTCGGCGGCCGCCGCTCCGGACCGGACGGCTGCCGGGCGGCCGTTCGGGCTGCGCTTCGCGACGCTGCCGCAGAACGCCGTGGACCTCTCGCTCGACGCGATCGCGTACGACGACGACACCCAGGTCGCGCTGGCCCGGGACGGTGCCGGCTGGACGCCGCTGATCCACCACTCGATGGGGCTGACGCTCCGGACGACCGGTCAGATCCCGCGCGAGGACGAGATCCACGACAAGTCGTCCTGA
- the purF gene encoding amidophosphoribosyltransferase → MLRGDGKLTHELDPSDTGPQDACGVFGVWAPGEDVAKLTYYGLYALQHRGQEAAGIAVSAGTGVVVYKDLGLVSQVFDETTLASLQGHLAIGHARYSTTGGSTWENAQPTLRSTSAGTSVALAHNGNLVNTGELARAVAATGIGSEGPVSTNDTSLVTSLLASNPDRSLEQAALEVLPTLRGAFSFVFMDEHTLYAARDPQGVRPLVLGRLERGWVVASETAALDIVGASLVREVEPGELIAIDEGGLRSERFAMPEPKGCIFEYVYLARPDTSISGRSVHATRVEIGRRLALQSPVDADLVIPVPESGTPAAVGYAQASGIPYGLGLVKNSYVGRTFIQPSQTIRQLGIRLKLNPLRDVIRGKRLVVVDDSIVRGNTQRALVRMLREAGAVEVHVRISSPPVKWPCFYGIDFASKAELIANGLDTDGIRAAIGADSLGYVSLDELVAATEQPRKRLCMACFDGKYPIALPADDMIGKHMLEGIERGVGREPLPLVASPGGAGALSRP, encoded by the coding sequence GTGCTCCGTGGTGACGGCAAGCTGACGCACGAACTCGACCCCTCTGATACCGGCCCCCAGGACGCCTGTGGGGTCTTCGGTGTGTGGGCGCCCGGAGAGGACGTCGCCAAGCTGACGTACTACGGGCTCTACGCGCTGCAGCACCGCGGCCAGGAGGCCGCCGGTATCGCGGTGAGCGCCGGTACCGGCGTCGTCGTCTACAAGGACCTGGGACTGGTGTCCCAAGTCTTCGACGAGACGACGCTGGCCAGCCTCCAGGGCCACCTCGCGATCGGCCACGCCCGGTACTCGACGACTGGCGGCTCGACCTGGGAGAACGCCCAGCCGACGCTGCGGTCCACGTCGGCCGGCACGTCGGTTGCGCTGGCCCACAACGGCAACCTGGTGAACACCGGTGAGCTGGCCAGGGCGGTAGCCGCGACCGGCATCGGCTCGGAGGGCCCGGTCTCGACCAACGACACGTCGCTGGTGACGTCGCTGCTCGCTTCCAACCCCGACCGGTCGCTGGAGCAGGCGGCGCTGGAGGTGCTGCCGACGCTGCGCGGCGCGTTCAGCTTCGTCTTCATGGACGAGCACACGCTCTACGCCGCTCGCGACCCGCAGGGCGTCCGGCCGCTGGTGCTGGGACGGCTGGAGCGGGGCTGGGTGGTGGCCAGCGAGACCGCCGCGCTCGACATCGTCGGCGCCAGCCTGGTCCGTGAGGTCGAGCCGGGCGAGCTGATCGCGATCGACGAGGGCGGCCTGCGGTCCGAACGCTTCGCGATGCCGGAGCCCAAGGGCTGCATCTTCGAGTACGTCTACCTGGCCCGGCCCGACACCTCGATCTCCGGGCGCAGCGTGCACGCCACCCGCGTCGAGATCGGCAGGCGGTTGGCGTTGCAGAGCCCGGTCGACGCCGACCTGGTGATCCCGGTACCCGAGTCGGGCACCCCGGCCGCGGTCGGGTACGCCCAGGCCAGCGGTATCCCGTACGGCCTCGGGCTGGTCAAGAACTCCTACGTCGGCCGGACGTTCATCCAGCCGTCGCAGACGATCCGTCAGCTGGGTATCCGGCTGAAGCTCAACCCGCTGCGCGACGTCATCCGCGGTAAGCGGCTGGTGGTCGTCGACGACTCGATCGTGCGGGGCAACACCCAGCGCGCGCTGGTTCGCATGTTGCGCGAGGCCGGCGCGGTCGAGGTGCACGTGCGCATCTCGTCGCCGCCGGTGAAGTGGCCGTGCTTCTACGGCATCGACTTCGCGAGCAAGGCCGAGCTGATCGCCAACGGCCTCGACACCGACGGCATCCGCGCGGCGATCGGCGCCGACTCGCTCGGTTACGTGTCGCTCGACGAGTTGGTGGCCGCCACCGAGCAGCCACGCAAGCGACTGTGCATGGCGTGCTTCGACGGCAAGTACCCCATCGCGTTGCCTGCCGACGACATGATCGGTAAGCACATGCTCGAGGGCATCGAGCGTGGTGTTGGTCGGGAGCCGCTGCCCCTGGTGGCTTCGCCAGGCGGAGCCGGAGCGCTCAGCCGGCCCTGA
- a CDS encoding cupin domain-containing protein — MLDFPEPYLLAPSSLTPTALRERAELLLTVTDPTVVDEVPVGGAVELRGNFLYDAWLVRLGPDAASDLHAHEHGFGTVAVVSGALRETRASREGLDERVVTAGEMVSTRPGDTHRLTVEGDGAVAVYLASPPRGAAPRIVTTATSVPVVPAAVV; from the coding sequence GTGCTGGACTTCCCCGAGCCCTACCTGCTCGCACCTTCCTCGCTGACCCCCACCGCCCTGCGCGAGCGGGCCGAGCTGTTGCTCACTGTTACTGATCCCACAGTCGTCGACGAGGTACCTGTCGGCGGTGCGGTGGAGCTGCGCGGCAACTTCCTCTACGACGCCTGGCTGGTGAGGCTCGGCCCGGACGCCGCGAGTGACCTGCACGCCCACGAACACGGTTTCGGCACGGTGGCCGTCGTGTCGGGCGCCCTGCGGGAGACCCGGGCGTCCCGGGAGGGTCTGGACGAGCGGGTGGTCACCGCCGGCGAGATGGTCAGCACCCGACCGGGCGACACCCACCGGCTCACGGTGGAGGGCGACGGCGCGGTGGCCGTATACCTGGCGTCGCCGCCGCGGGGCGCGGCGCCGCGCATCGTGACGACCGCGACGTCCGTCCCGGTGGTACCGGCCGCCGTCGTCTGA
- the tgmB gene encoding ATP-grasp ribosomal peptide maturase, translating into MPPIVLILTERLDPTADLVVTALNERGVTVHRVDTADFPTSLAVTAELGELGWHTGLTSPVRSVALEDVSGAYYRRPSAFVFPPMSTADRQWSELEARIGLGGLLATVRNWLNHPSRIGYAEYKPVQLATAVTAGLRVPRTLITNDPDAAQRFAREIGPVVYKPFSATSERDGRRMFVYTSPVAAEELADDSIRLTAHLFQQHLEKAYEVRLTVVDDEFFAAALTARSPAGQIDWRSDYDAIEYAVTDVPGEVREALCRMMQKLGLRFAAVDFVVTPAGEWFFLDLNPNGQWAWIEHETGLPICAAIASALAPR; encoded by the coding sequence GTGCCGCCCATCGTTCTGATCCTGACCGAGCGGCTCGATCCCACGGCGGACCTGGTGGTGACGGCTCTCAACGAGCGCGGGGTCACCGTCCATCGGGTGGACACCGCGGACTTCCCCACCAGCCTCGCCGTCACGGCCGAGCTGGGCGAGCTGGGCTGGCACACCGGGCTCACGTCGCCGGTCAGGTCGGTGGCTCTGGAGGACGTCAGCGGCGCGTACTACCGGCGCCCGTCGGCGTTCGTGTTCCCGCCGATGAGCACCGCGGACCGGCAGTGGTCGGAGCTGGAGGCCCGGATCGGTCTCGGTGGGCTGCTCGCGACGGTCCGGAACTGGTTGAACCATCCCAGTCGGATCGGCTACGCCGAGTACAAGCCGGTGCAGCTGGCCACTGCGGTGACGGCGGGCCTCAGGGTGCCCCGCACGTTGATCACCAACGATCCGGACGCCGCCCAGCGCTTCGCCCGGGAGATCGGCCCGGTCGTCTACAAGCCCTTCTCCGCGACGTCGGAGCGCGACGGGCGCCGGATGTTCGTGTACACCTCGCCGGTCGCCGCCGAGGAGTTGGCGGACGACTCGATCCGGTTGACCGCGCACCTGTTCCAGCAGCACCTGGAGAAGGCCTACGAGGTGCGGCTCACGGTCGTCGACGACGAGTTCTTCGCCGCGGCGCTGACCGCCCGCTCACCCGCCGGGCAGATCGACTGGCGCAGCGACTACGACGCAATCGAGTACGCGGTGACGGACGTGCCCGGGGAGGTCCGCGAGGCGCTGTGCCGGATGATGCAGAAGCTGGGGCTGCGCTTCGCGGCGGTGGATTTTGTCGTGACGCCGGCCGGCGAGTGGTTCTTCCTCGATCTCAACCCGAACGGCCAGTGGGCGTGGATCGAGCACGAGACCGGCCTCCCGATCTGCGCCGCCATCGCTTCGGCGTTGGCGCCGCGCTGA
- the purL gene encoding phosphoribosylformylglycinamidine synthase subunit PurL, with product MSEISTDTVSNAQQTPDDEQPYLELGLKDDEYARIREVLGRRPTQTELAMYSIMWSEHCSYKSSKVHLRQFGEKAPQTDALLVGMGENAGVVDVGGGLAVTFKVESHNHPSFVEPYQGAATGVGGIVRDILTMGARPIAVMDPLRFGAPDHPDTARVLPGIVAGVGGYGNCLGLPNIGGEVVFDPCYQGNPLVNALCVGVMPHDRIQLSAARGVGNVVVLLGAKTGRDGIGGVSVLASATFEEGAETRRPSVQVGDPFAEKLLIESCLEMFDRKLVVGIQDLGGAGLTCATTETAAAGKSGMRVWLERVPLREPSMEPHEILASESQERMLAIVEPSKLDEVLALAAKWGVLATAIGEVTEGDRLVITWNDEVVVDVPPRSLSDEGPVYDRPIERPSDFDLVRADRAETLPRPKTGDELRETLLELVASPNLADKTWVTEQYDRYVQGNTVLAQPEDAGVIRLDEETGRGIALATDGNGRYAKLDPYAGAQLALAEAYRNVATTGAAPLAVTNCLNFGSPEDPHVMWQFQQAVTGLADGCQQLGTPVTGGNVSFYNQTGAIAIHPTPVIGVLGVFDDVARRTPIGFQDDGESLLLLGSTEEELSGSEWAWAIHGHLGGVPPKVDLAREKLLADILIAGSRDGMLSAAHDLSDGGLAQALTEATLRYGVGARIVLPEGADPFVWLFSESAGRVLVSVPRTEELRFTDMCTMRNLPWTRIGVVDKVGGALEVQGQFTIPLDELREAWTGTLPKLFG from the coding sequence ATGAGCGAGATCAGCACCGACACGGTCAGCAACGCACAGCAGACCCCCGACGACGAGCAGCCTTACTTGGAGCTCGGCCTCAAGGACGACGAGTACGCCCGGATCCGCGAGGTTCTCGGTCGTCGACCCACGCAGACCGAGCTCGCGATGTACTCGATCATGTGGAGCGAGCACTGCTCCTACAAGTCGAGCAAGGTGCACCTCCGCCAGTTCGGCGAGAAGGCGCCCCAGACCGACGCCCTGCTCGTCGGCATGGGTGAGAACGCCGGTGTGGTCGACGTGGGCGGCGGCTTGGCCGTCACGTTCAAGGTCGAGAGCCACAACCACCCGAGCTTCGTCGAGCCGTACCAGGGCGCGGCGACCGGCGTCGGCGGCATCGTCCGCGACATCCTGACGATGGGCGCGCGCCCGATCGCGGTGATGGACCCGCTCCGCTTCGGTGCGCCCGACCACCCCGATACCGCCCGGGTGCTGCCCGGCATCGTCGCGGGCGTCGGTGGCTACGGCAACTGCCTGGGGCTGCCGAACATCGGCGGCGAGGTCGTGTTCGACCCGTGTTACCAGGGCAACCCGCTGGTCAACGCGCTCTGCGTCGGCGTGATGCCGCACGACCGGATCCAGCTCTCGGCCGCGCGCGGCGTGGGCAACGTGGTGGTGCTGCTCGGCGCCAAGACCGGGCGGGACGGCATCGGCGGTGTGTCGGTGCTGGCGAGCGCCACGTTCGAGGAGGGTGCCGAGACCCGGCGTCCGTCCGTGCAGGTCGGCGATCCGTTCGCGGAGAAGCTACTGATCGAGTCGTGCCTGGAGATGTTCGACCGCAAGCTGGTCGTCGGCATCCAGGACCTGGGCGGCGCGGGCCTGACCTGCGCCACCACCGAGACCGCCGCGGCCGGCAAGTCCGGCATGCGGGTCTGGCTCGAGCGGGTTCCGCTGCGCGAGCCGTCGATGGAGCCACACGAGATCCTCGCCAGCGAGTCGCAGGAGCGGATGCTGGCGATCGTCGAGCCGTCGAAGCTCGACGAGGTGCTGGCGCTCGCCGCGAAGTGGGGGGTGCTGGCCACCGCCATCGGTGAGGTCACCGAGGGCGATCGTCTCGTCATCACCTGGAACGACGAGGTGGTGGTCGACGTCCCGCCGCGCAGCCTCTCCGACGAGGGCCCGGTCTACGACCGGCCGATCGAGCGTCCCAGCGACTTCGACCTGGTCCGGGCCGACCGGGCCGAGACCCTTCCGCGCCCGAAGACCGGTGACGAGCTGCGCGAGACGCTGCTCGAGCTGGTCGCCAGTCCGAACCTGGCCGACAAGACCTGGGTCACCGAGCAGTACGACCGGTACGTCCAGGGCAACACCGTGCTGGCCCAGCCCGAGGACGCCGGTGTGATCCGGCTCGACGAGGAGACCGGGCGCGGGATCGCGCTGGCCACCGACGGCAACGGCCGGTACGCCAAGCTCGACCCGTACGCCGGGGCGCAGCTCGCGCTGGCCGAGGCGTACCGGAACGTCGCGACGACGGGTGCGGCGCCGCTCGCGGTGACCAACTGCCTCAACTTCGGCAGCCCGGAAGATCCGCACGTGATGTGGCAGTTCCAGCAGGCCGTGACCGGCCTCGCGGACGGTTGCCAGCAGCTGGGTACGCCGGTGACCGGCGGCAACGTGAGCTTCTACAACCAGACCGGGGCGATCGCGATCCACCCGACCCCGGTCATCGGTGTGCTGGGCGTGTTCGACGACGTCGCCCGCCGGACGCCGATCGGTTTCCAGGACGACGGGGAGTCGCTGCTCCTGCTCGGCTCGACCGAGGAGGAGCTGTCCGGCTCGGAGTGGGCGTGGGCGATCCACGGCCACCTGGGCGGTGTCCCGCCGAAGGTCGACTTGGCGCGGGAGAAGCTGCTCGCCGACATCCTGATCGCGGGTTCGCGCGACGGCATGCTGTCGGCGGCGCACGACCTGTCCGACGGCGGGCTGGCGCAGGCGCTCACCGAGGCGACGCTGCGGTACGGCGTCGGTGCGCGGATAGTCCTGCCGGAGGGCGCCGACCCGTTCGTCTGGCTCTTCTCGGAGTCCGCGGGGCGGGTGCTGGTGTCGGTGCCGCGCACGGAGGAGCTCCGGTTCACGGACATGTGCACGATGCGGAACCTGCCGTGGACGCGCATCGGCGTCGTCGACAAGGTCGGTGGGGCCCTCGAGGTGCAGGGCCAGTTCACGATCCCGCTCGACGAGCTCCGTGAGGCCTGGACGGGAACGCTCCCGAAGCTCTTCGGTTAG
- a CDS encoding DUF3073 domain-containing protein, producing MGRGRAKAKQTKVARELKYSSPNTDLDALQRELSSSPSSTSTDDDEYEDEYSGRYDEDDWAPRR from the coding sequence ATGGGGCGCGGCCGTGCTAAGGCTAAGCAGACGAAGGTCGCGCGTGAGCTGAAGTACAGCTCTCCCAACACCGACCTCGACGCTCTCCAACGGGAGCTTTCGAGTTCCCCCAGTTCCACCTCCACGGATGACGACGAGTACGAAGATGAGTACTCGGGTCGTTACGACGAAGACGATTGGGCGCCGCGGCGCTGA
- the purM gene encoding phosphoribosylformylglycinamidine cyclo-ligase yields the protein MTSGAPTQSGARVTRTSRDATNGGDAEAGASYRAAGVDIEAGDRAVELMRSKVKKTFRPEVVGNIGGFAGLFAFDTDKYKKPVLASSTDGVGTKLAIAQQMNIHDTVGIDLVAMVVDDLVVCGAEPLFLQDYIAIGKVVPEKVADIVGGIADGCRWAGCALLGGETAEHPGLLSPDEYDIAATGVGVVDADKILGADRIKAGDQIIALASSGLHSNGYSLVRHALLADGKMRLDQVVPELGRQRTLGEDLLTPTTIYAKACLAVIEECEVHALAHITGGGLAGNVVRVIGEDVDAVIDRATWRPQPIFDLIGTVGRVTRPELERTFNMGVGMVVVVPPDQADRAVASFSARGVKAWVAGEIVSGTGMVRLVDEHPN from the coding sequence GTGACGTCCGGGGCGCCAACCCAGAGTGGTGCCCGAGTGACGCGTACGTCACGCGATGCCACGAACGGCGGCGACGCCGAGGCCGGTGCCTCGTACCGCGCTGCCGGGGTCGACATCGAGGCCGGTGACCGGGCCGTCGAGCTGATGCGGTCGAAGGTCAAGAAGACGTTCCGGCCCGAGGTGGTCGGCAACATCGGCGGGTTCGCCGGGCTGTTCGCCTTCGACACCGACAAGTACAAGAAGCCGGTACTCGCGTCCTCGACCGACGGGGTCGGCACCAAGCTGGCCATCGCCCAGCAGATGAACATCCACGACACGGTCGGGATCGACCTGGTCGCGATGGTCGTCGACGACCTCGTCGTCTGCGGCGCGGAGCCGCTGTTCCTGCAGGACTACATCGCGATCGGCAAGGTCGTGCCGGAGAAGGTCGCCGACATCGTCGGCGGCATCGCGGACGGGTGCCGGTGGGCCGGGTGCGCCCTGCTCGGCGGCGAGACCGCGGAGCACCCGGGGCTGCTCTCGCCGGACGAGTACGACATCGCGGCGACCGGCGTCGGAGTGGTGGACGCGGACAAGATCCTCGGCGCCGACCGAATCAAGGCCGGCGACCAGATCATCGCGCTGGCCTCCTCCGGGCTGCACTCGAACGGCTACTCGCTGGTGCGGCACGCACTGCTCGCCGACGGGAAGATGCGGCTCGACCAGGTGGTGCCCGAGCTCGGCCGGCAGCGGACGCTCGGCGAGGACCTGCTGACGCCGACGACGATCTACGCCAAGGCCTGCCTCGCCGTGATCGAGGAGTGCGAGGTGCACGCCCTCGCGCACATCACCGGTGGTGGGCTGGCGGGGAACGTCGTCCGGGTGATCGGCGAGGACGTCGACGCGGTGATCGATCGGGCGACGTGGCGGCCGCAACCGATCTTCGACCTGATCGGGACCGTCGGGCGGGTGACCCGGCCGGAACTGGAGCGGACGTTCAACATGGGGGTCGGGATGGTGGTCGTCGTACCGCCGGACCAGGCCGACCGTGCGGTGGCGTCGTTCTCGGCTCGGGGCGTCAAGGCCTGGGTCGCCGGCGAGATCGTCTCCGGTACCGGCATGGTTCGTCTGGTAGACGAGCACCCTAATTAG
- the bldC gene encoding developmental transcriptional regulator BldC: MATRTPESEPLLTPAEVATMFRVDPKTVTRWAKAGKLSAIRTLGGHRRYRESEVRALLAGIPQQRTGD, from the coding sequence ATGGCTACCCGTACCCCCGAATCGGAGCCGCTGCTCACCCCGGCCGAGGTCGCGACGATGTTCCGCGTCGACCCGAAGACCGTCACCCGGTGGGCCAAGGCCGGCAAGCTGAGCGCGATCCGGACGCTCGGCGGCCACCGTCGCTACCGCGAGTCGGAGGTCCGGGCGCTCCTGGCCGGCATCCCGCAGCAGCGGACCGGCGACTGA
- a CDS encoding sterol carrier family protein yields the protein MAAAAASLDANQPVAPTVLRNAVRHLLGVLARRAPGRSVEVRVPPYGAVQCGEGPRHTRGTPPNVVETDPQTWVALATGRTSWDEAMAAGKVSASGSRADLSTWLPLT from the coding sequence GTGGCAGCCGCCGCCGCGTCCCTGGACGCGAACCAGCCGGTGGCGCCGACGGTGCTCCGCAACGCGGTACGGCATCTGCTCGGGGTGCTGGCGCGGCGCGCTCCCGGGCGCTCGGTGGAGGTGCGGGTGCCACCGTACGGGGCGGTGCAGTGCGGTGAAGGGCCGCGGCACACCCGGGGGACACCGCCGAACGTCGTCGAGACCGACCCGCAGACGTGGGTGGCGTTGGCCACCGGGCGGACGAGTTGGGACGAGGCGATGGCGGCGGGCAAGGTGTCGGCCAGCGGCTCGCGCGCCGACCTCAGCACGTGGCTGCCCCTGACGTGA
- a CDS encoding carboxypeptidase regulatory-like domain-containing protein, translating to MTAGEPADLRLEVRQGNLTTQSGGQPATLVFAVTNDGPSKADAFNANVVIPYGDRGVILASSSPACNQVSGPTVLACPVNELEVGKTAVFTLVISPPPAGSIDPSEQLPPAAGQIAIDAGGDDPNGANDSSQFTLTLTAAPPPVTVVSGTIVNGSTGQPITGVSVVARDVNGATCPSTTDAAGAFNCTSQPLAGGQITIEATMAGYKFSRTTVTPQNGTITNVQLALDPAVASASPTPSAAPTSPAASASPAPQALKSDDGGFPWDTVLVVIGIVLALGGLGALGWWLYKRKDTDSGGPGGGGRDLPDLVGAESIMPTMPMRVPNSVLSETTVANQPPFGQPERVGAAAGADATAVWGAPAPTGSWQPGGWSPANDAQANVNRSTEPIQVSGGPSGWSGGSGQSSSSGERTAEWPTVDPGSADDAPASGVPAQVSERPVAPSDPTTAWPAVGDAGWAAAPHTRAAGPLSDQYASALPAEAPGVPSGPPAPTPGFEQSWGTPGRPAYGNPPLADAPLVGWDTPPAASPQPTPMSAPPMASQPMSAPPMASQPMSAPPMPMSAPPASPMASHAAGGYAAGGYPAAHSPVPPPQPSVMQPTAQWTAPPSFPTSASPTAMYPASAPPAAGYPAPGPPAAGYPASAPPAMNYPSSAPPAANYPASAPPLPPVPYGGYPPASPPASAPPAAGYPQSAPPWQADAQGWPSGPPANHAAPGAPQWPQTPAPAAGYPAYPPQAYPSATPPHSGPPAPPGAYGNYPQAAPPQPQPGQAPPAPEQGEPEWSAQQYWPPAGQR from the coding sequence GTGACCGCGGGCGAGCCCGCCGACCTCCGCCTGGAGGTCCGGCAGGGAAACCTGACGACGCAGTCCGGCGGTCAACCCGCCACGCTCGTGTTCGCGGTGACCAACGACGGCCCGAGCAAGGCCGATGCCTTCAACGCCAACGTAGTCATCCCGTACGGCGACCGCGGCGTCATCCTGGCCAGCAGCTCCCCCGCCTGTAACCAGGTGAGCGGCCCGACCGTGCTGGCCTGCCCGGTCAACGAGCTCGAGGTCGGCAAGACCGCGGTGTTCACCCTGGTCATCAGCCCGCCGCCGGCCGGGTCGATCGATCCGTCCGAGCAGTTGCCGCCGGCCGCCGGCCAGATCGCCATCGACGCCGGCGGCGACGACCCGAACGGCGCGAACGACAGCAGCCAGTTCACGCTGACCCTCACCGCCGCGCCTCCCCCCGTCACCGTGGTCAGCGGGACGATCGTCAACGGCAGCACCGGTCAGCCGATCACTGGCGTCAGCGTCGTCGCGCGCGACGTCAACGGCGCGACCTGCCCCTCGACCACCGACGCGGCCGGCGCGTTCAACTGCACGAGTCAACCGCTGGCCGGCGGGCAGATCACGATCGAAGCGACGATGGCCGGCTACAAGTTCAGCCGCACCACCGTGACCCCGCAGAACGGGACGATCACCAACGTGCAGCTCGCGCTCGACCCAGCCGTGGCCAGCGCGAGCCCGACCCCCTCCGCGGCACCGACCAGCCCGGCCGCGTCCGCCAGTCCGGCCCCGCAGGCGCTGAAGTCCGACGATGGCGGTTTCCCATGGGACACCGTGCTGGTCGTGATCGGCATCGTGCTGGCGCTCGGCGGTCTCGGCGCACTCGGCTGGTGGCTGTACAAGCGCAAGGACACGGACTCCGGCGGTCCCGGTGGAGGCGGCCGGGACCTGCCCGACCTCGTCGGGGCCGAGTCGATCATGCCGACGATGCCGATGCGGGTTCCCAATAGCGTGCTGTCCGAGACCACGGTCGCCAATCAGCCGCCGTTCGGCCAGCCCGAGCGGGTGGGCGCGGCCGCGGGTGCCGACGCCACCGCGGTCTGGGGCGCTCCGGCGCCGACCGGAAGCTGGCAGCCCGGCGGCTGGTCACCGGCGAACGATGCTCAGGCGAACGTGAACCGTTCGACCGAGCCGATCCAGGTGTCGGGCGGGCCGAGCGGTTGGTCCGGCGGCTCCGGTCAGAGCTCGTCCTCCGGCGAGCGCACCGCGGAGTGGCCGACCGTCGACCCCGGGTCCGCCGACGACGCACCAGCGTCCGGCGTCCCCGCACAGGTGTCGGAGAGGCCGGTCGCGCCCAGCGACCCCACCACGGCCTGGCCTGCGGTCGGCGATGCGGGCTGGGCTGCGGCGCCGCACACGCGTGCCGCCGGACCGCTCAGCGACCAGTACGCCTCGGCCCTTCCGGCCGAGGCGCCCGGGGTGCCTTCCGGCCCGCCGGCCCCCACCCCGGGCTTCGAACAGTCATGGGGGACGCCGGGCCGTCCGGCTTACGGCAACCCACCGCTCGCGGACGCGCCGCTGGTGGGCTGGGACACGCCGCCTGCCGCCTCCCCGCAGCCAACCCCGATGTCCGCGCCTCCCATGGCGTCGCAGCCGATGTCCGCGCCTCCCATGGCGTCGCAGCCGATGTCGGCACCGCCGATGCCGATGTCGGCACCACCGGCGTCGCCCATGGCCTCGCACGCGGCGGGGGGCTATGCGGCGGGGGGTTATCCGGCCGCGCACAGCCCGGTACCGCCTCCGCAACCGTCGGTCATGCAGCCGACGGCTCAGTGGACCGCGCCGCCGTCCTTCCCGACGTCTGCGTCGCCGACCGCCATGTACCCGGCCTCGGCACCGCCCGCTGCGGGTTACCCCGCGCCCGGGCCGCCCGCAGCCGGTTACCCGGCCTCCGCGCCACCGGCGATGAACTACCCCTCGTCCGCGCCGCCCGCCGCGAACTACCCGGCGTCCGCGCCGCCCTTGCCGCCCGTTCCGTACGGCGGCTACCCCCCGGCGTCGCCACCGGCCTCGGCGCCCCCGGCTGCCGGTTACCCCCAGTCGGCCCCGCCGTGGCAGGCCGACGCTCAGGGCTGGCCGTCCGGCCCTCCGGCGAACCATGCCGCTCCCGGTGCCCCGCAGTGGCCGCAGACGCCCGCGCCGGCCGCTGGCTACCCGGCGTACCCGCCGCAGGCCTATCCGTCCGCGACGCCGCCGCACAGCGGTCCGCCGGCCCCGCCCGGCGCGTACGGGAACTACCCGCAAGCCGCACCGCCGCAGCCGCAGCCGGGCCAGGCACCGCCCGCTCCGGAGCAGGGCGAGCCGGAGTGGTCGGCACAGCAGTACTGGCCTCCCGCCGGCCAGCGCTGA